A region from the Dehalococcoidia bacterium genome encodes:
- the sucD gene encoding succinate--CoA ligase subunit alpha, whose translation MSILVDEDTRLLVQGITGSEGSFHTRRCMAYGTKVVAGVTPGKGGTSFDGVPVFNEVGRAVKETGANASMIFVPPAFAADAILEAADAGITLVVCITDGIPTLDMVTVLGYLKGKYTRLIGPNCPGVISPGKSKVGLMPGDIHMAGSVGVVSRSGTLTYEAVAQLTEQGIGQSTCIGVGGDPLIGTTFIDVLGLFEQDSETGLVVLIGEIGGTAEQEAAEFIREMTKPVVAFVSGSTAPPGRRMGHAGAIITGSSGTAVEKFEALRAAGATIASSPAEIGAVARSVYRA comes from the coding sequence ATGAGCATTCTTGTCGATGAGGATACCAGACTTCTGGTTCAGGGTATCACTGGTAGTGAGGGAAGCTTTCATACCAGAAGGTGTATGGCATACGGCACCAAGGTCGTTGCCGGGGTTACACCGGGAAAGGGAGGGACATCGTTCGATGGGGTGCCGGTTTTCAATGAGGTGGGGCGTGCGGTTAAGGAGACCGGGGCAAATGCGAGCATGATCTTCGTCCCCCCCGCCTTCGCTGCCGATGCCATCCTGGAGGCGGCAGATGCCGGCATAACCCTGGTGGTATGCATTACCGACGGCATCCCTACCCTGGACATGGTTACCGTTCTTGGCTATCTGAAGGGGAAATATACACGTCTCATCGGACCCAATTGCCCCGGGGTTATCTCGCCGGGGAAGTCAAAGGTGGGGCTCATGCCAGGTGATATTCACATGGCCGGGAGCGTGGGCGTGGTCTCCCGGAGCGGCACCCTGACCTATGAGGCGGTGGCCCAGCTAACAGAGCAGGGGATCGGTCAATCCACCTGTATTGGAGTGGGTGGCGATCCCCTAATCGGCACAACCTTTATCGATGTGCTGGGGCTGTTCGAACAGGATAGCGAAACAGGGCTGGTGGTGCTTATCGGGGAGATCGGCGGCACGGCGGAGCAGGAAGCGGCGGAATTCATAAGGGAGATGACCAAGCCGGTCGTCGCCTTCGTCTCAGGGAGCACCGCGCCGCCGGGGAGGAGGATGGGGCACGCTGGGGCGATCATCACCGGCAGCTCGGGTACCGCAGTGGAGAAGTTCGAGGCGCTTCGTGCCGCCGGGGCCACCATCGCCTCTAGCCCGGCGGAGATCGGTGCCGTAGCGCGAAGTGTAT
- the serS gene encoding serine--tRNA ligase yields the protein MLSLQFIRENPALVREALGKRQSSEDIDDILAFDERRRSLLTEVEALRARRNEVSREIGKTGERPPQLIEEMRQMGDRIKSLDEQVGEIEEQLNDLLLRVPNIPHPSVPTGKDESGNIEVRSWGEARKLDFTPKPHWELGESLGIIDFERGSKISGTRFYVLKGLGAHLQRALISFMLDLHVQEHGYTEMYPPFMVKRECMVGSGNLPKFADNLYHDEEDDLWFVPTAEVPLTNLHRDEILPPGTLPLYYVAYTACFRREKMSAGKDTRGIKRGHQFDKVELYKFVVPDSSDGELEKMVGDAEEVCRRLGIPYRVLQLCSGDLGFAANKSYDIEVWAPGCGEWLEVSSCSSCSDFQARRANIRFRPQSSARPQFVHTLNGSGLALPRVLIALLENYQQPDGSIVIPEVLRPYTRFEVIK from the coding sequence ATGCTGAGCCTGCAATTCATCCGTGAAAACCCTGCCCTGGTTCGCGAGGCACTGGGGAAGCGTCAGTCCAGCGAGGATATCGATGATATCCTCGCTTTTGATGAGCGTCGCCGCAGCCTGCTTACCGAGGTGGAGGCACTGAGGGCACGGCGAAACGAGGTGAGTCGAGAGATAGGCAAAACAGGCGAGAGGCCTCCACAACTGATCGAGGAGATGCGCCAGATGGGGGATCGAATCAAGTCCCTCGACGAGCAGGTGGGGGAGATCGAAGAGCAGCTTAACGACCTCCTCCTTCGCGTGCCCAACATTCCTCACCCCAGCGTTCCAACAGGTAAGGATGAAAGCGGTAATATAGAGGTGCGAAGCTGGGGGGAAGCTCGAAAACTCGATTTTACACCCAAGCCCCACTGGGAGCTGGGCGAATCATTGGGAATCATCGACTTTGAGCGGGGGTCGAAGATCTCGGGCACCCGCTTCTATGTGCTCAAAGGGTTGGGGGCACACCTCCAGCGCGCCCTGATCTCCTTCATGCTCGACCTGCACGTGCAGGAACATGGCTATACCGAGATGTATCCCCCCTTTATGGTAAAGCGAGAGTGCATGGTTGGGTCGGGAAATCTTCCCAAGTTCGCCGATAACCTCTACCACGATGAGGAGGACGATTTATGGTTTGTGCCCACCGCTGAGGTGCCGCTGACCAACCTTCACCGCGATGAGATTCTCCCCCCGGGCACCCTTCCTCTATATTATGTAGCCTATACCGCTTGCTTTCGCCGAGAGAAGATGTCGGCGGGCAAGGATACCAGGGGAATTAAAAGGGGGCATCAATTCGATAAGGTGGAGCTTTACAAATTTGTCGTGCCCGATTCATCGGATGGGGAGCTGGAGAAAATGGTAGGTGATGCTGAGGAGGTATGCCGCCGGTTGGGCATCCCCTATCGGGTACTACAGCTTTGCAGCGGCGACCTTGGTTTTGCCGCCAACAAGTCATACGATATCGAGGTTTGGGCCCCTGGGTGTGGAGAGTGGTTGGAGGTAAGCTCCTGCTCCAGCTGTAGCGATTTTCAAGCGAGGCGCGCCAATATTCGCTTTCGCCCCCAGAGTAGTGCCAGGCCGCAGTTTGTGCACACCCTGAATGGCTCGGGTCTGGCCCTGCCCCGCGTGCTGATCGCCCTCCTGGAGAACTATCAGCAGCCCGATGGTAGCATAGTGATACCTGAGGTTCTACGCCCATATACCCGGTTTGAGGTTATAAAGTAG
- the lysS gene encoding lysine--tRNA ligase, translated as MARIDDITRQRREKLERICQQGIDTYPHRYHRSHNTKEAIALFERGDDSVVSLAGRIMACRDMGKATFIDIRDSSGNIQAYFRSDLLGDKYELIKQCDVGDIIGVSGNAFKTHAGEVTLKVSDCTLLAKSLHPLPEKWHGLTDVEKRYRQRYLDLISNEEVGRIFVLRSRAISAIRRFLDKRGFIEVETPVLHPVAGGALARPFTTHHHALDQDLYLRIAPELYLKRLIVGGLDRVYEIGRIFRNEGISIKHNPEFTMLESYEAYTDYNDVMAMAEEMVSHVARRVLRKTRVSFAGSRIDFAPPWRRITLQDAIKEGCGIDFMEHADEHSLRNAIRDQGLEVDDRPSWAKLIDKLISTFVEPGLIQPTFVMDYPIELSPLAKRKLGSERLVERFEAFAGGMELANAFTELNDPVEQRERFLEQERLRALLGDEEAERVDEDFLVALENGMPPTGGLGMGIDRLVMLLTDQHSIRDVILFPQLRTK; from the coding sequence GTGGCTCGCATCGATGATATAACCAGGCAGCGCCGCGAAAAGCTAGAGAGAATTTGCCAGCAGGGAATCGATACTTATCCCCACCGTTACCATCGCAGCCACAACACAAAGGAGGCCATCGCCCTCTTCGAGCGGGGCGATGACTCGGTGGTGAGCCTCGCCGGTCGAATAATGGCTTGCCGGGATATGGGCAAGGCCACATTCATTGACATCCGAGACTCATCGGGTAACATCCAGGCCTACTTCCGCAGCGACCTCCTGGGGGATAAGTATGAACTAATAAAGCAGTGTGATGTTGGAGACATCATCGGGGTAAGCGGCAATGCATTTAAAACGCATGCTGGAGAGGTAACATTAAAGGTTTCCGATTGCACCCTGCTCGCCAAGTCCCTCCATCCCCTGCCTGAGAAGTGGCACGGGCTTACCGATGTAGAGAAGCGCTACAGGCAACGCTACCTCGACCTCATCTCCAATGAAGAGGTAGGTCGGATATTTGTGTTGCGCAGCCGGGCTATTTCTGCCATAAGGCGCTTCCTCGACAAGCGTGGTTTTATCGAGGTGGAGACGCCGGTACTCCATCCCGTGGCGGGCGGCGCTCTGGCTCGTCCCTTCACTACACATCATCATGCTTTAGACCAGGACCTATACCTGCGCATCGCCCCCGAGCTTTACCTGAAGCGGCTCATCGTGGGCGGCCTCGATAGGGTGTATGAGATTGGGCGCATCTTCCGCAACGAGGGCATATCCATAAAGCACAACCCGGAATTTACCATGCTTGAGAGCTATGAGGCCTATACTGACTATAACGATGTGATGGCGATGGCAGAGGAGATGGTTTCCCATGTTGCCAGGAGGGTTTTGCGCAAGACCAGGGTCAGCTTCGCCGGAAGTCGCATAGATTTCGCGCCTCCTTGGCGGCGCATCACCCTGCAAGATGCCATTAAGGAAGGGTGTGGCATCGATTTTATGGAACATGCTGATGAGCACTCACTGCGCAACGCAATTCGAGATCAAGGATTAGAGGTGGATGATAGACCAAGCTGGGCCAAGCTCATCGACAAGCTCATCTCCACCTTCGTGGAGCCAGGTCTAATTCAGCCCACCTTCGTAATGGACTACCCCATTGAGCTATCGCCCCTGGCGAAGCGAAAGCTTGGGAGTGAGCGGTTGGTGGAGCGGTTTGAGGCCTTTGCCGGGGGGATGGAGCTCGCCAATGCCTTCACCGAGCTCAACGACCCCGTGGAGCAGCGGGAGCGCTTCCTGGAGCAGGAGAGACTACGCGCCCTTTTGGGCGATGAGGAGGCGGAGAGGGTGGATGAGGATTTCCTGGTGGCACTGGAGAATGGCATGCCGCCCACGGGAGGCCTGGGCATGGGCATCGACCGGCTGGTGATGCTGCTCACCGACCAGCATTCGATAAGAGATGTTATCCTCTTCCCGCAGTTACGTACTAAGTAA
- the greA gene encoding transcription elongation factor GreA yields the protein MSNKENFLTPEGLARLEEELEYLRTVRRQDVAEKIQQSKELRSSVISPEYEEAKNEQGFVEGKILEIERIIRNAKIIHHEDINVDFVEVGNEVRVQLQDGSEEHYTIVGSAEAKPGEWRISNESPMGKALLGKRVGDEAEVEAPAGPLKLRILEIK from the coding sequence ATGTCTAATAAAGAGAATTTCCTCACCCCGGAGGGTCTGGCAAGGCTGGAGGAGGAGCTGGAGTATCTGCGTACGGTGCGACGCCAGGATGTGGCGGAAAAAATCCAGCAGTCCAAGGAATTGCGCAGCTCTGTTATCTCGCCGGAGTATGAGGAGGCTAAGAACGAGCAGGGCTTCGTCGAGGGGAAGATCCTCGAGATTGAGAGGATCATCAGGAATGCCAAAATCATCCATCACGAGGACATCAATGTGGACTTCGTGGAGGTGGGGAACGAGGTGAGGGTGCAACTTCAGGACGGCAGTGAGGAACACTATACCATTGTGGGTAGTGCCGAGGCTAAACCTGGCGAGTGGAGGATTTCCAACGAATCACCGATGGGTAAGGCATTGCTGGGCAAGAGAGTGGGAGATGAGGCGGAGGTGGAGGCACCTGCAGGGCCGCTCAAGCTGAGGATCCTGGAGATTAAGTAG